A single Oryzias melastigma strain HK-1 linkage group LG24, ASM292280v2, whole genome shotgun sequence DNA region contains:
- the mia3 gene encoding transport and Golgi organization protein 1 homolog isoform X4, which yields MAAKHFYRPGFLLLLLFNLMPTSALERRFSDFKRCADEECSMLLCRGKAVTDFSGPDCRFLSFKKSETVYVYYKLSGRRADIWAGSVGSSFGYFPKDLLAVNHLYTEKELEIPTEETDFVCFETGHDKFETYDIDKLLGFPAETQNVENNGTSEQIPEVVVAQKQEEHHSIVEEPQDLITSSPELHTSTESTLRADVDSDSEFVPKEGENFALEPSQDSETKDLSTEEESVPEGEVVDKPASVSETVQIPKLKTTLGTTFDAVTSDDETTTKVTPQVEEDTEDVKDPPEEVVEDEKGTPLLTFSEETAVTPAPETDTTVQKDEPRTTQEKNMWTTLGDAVFSAVTGVETTSEDVDSEEDDDEEEEEAVETPQSSNVLPESQKDPEYEDPVPDVSESKQSNLSGDSNDLLAEKDEEKWAEKPVEEPTHHQEDVFSNTDSEKPNIEPIEDKNKEVLKHSENESSVTEQIPLSVLTENDTVIHQESVDPKIEEDQEYPSDGSEYNDSSEPDRRDDLSVMDVEMNSSYTELSSETSKQKDEAENQVEAETEEEQLLEDENALSFSQVNDGPSDEPESVLPTPEPEYSEDIMRLTLLRDHFTENKLERLHKLLGLPNLFKVEAMFADLDTELQATRLSDGDSAQDIENILENILEASENSILNEIEKMMDTRDKEREEHSPEDFDEEAELLDDFQELAFSLRQKYSTVSDSTALANEKSPDNNQDEPLAHVEERTVHVEETKADGISETNQDPTGAHQEDVLVKVVENEEIQLKTEEKEEIPVKTEEKAEIPVKTEEQEEIPVKVEEKEEIPVKTEEKEVILEEVEDKADIPKEVEEDDIPVKAEEKEVFMEEVTVVSDVNTDEEAEHYNKTKGDLPSFSPTDEMQKASQSTSSEGSIETEEPKAEKQEEEIGSFTTGVVFAGVLVSVIRNKTEEWTTVIISLLPEEWKPGETLFGCPWEAVVVTALVGVLTFIIFFWRTILAVKKREYLLDEQKLKDQIQALKKEKTDALAKISELQKQAKEFKEHQKQTKETASSTKKKMQDLESKVLEMEKRNERIAEERNNYVKLLEEERTTSLQNETRIEKLEKSNEKLQISRKKIQEALTKTTVLLDEVKIREDARSAQHKCVQKEYAALKEENKTLKATIKNWEDKHKELNEKIKVYQKSQKELEDSVVLKDHNVEVLSQLLADLDACDLQKGEISVLANGEMTGDKKTIIKNRIKQLMDVSRVQTTLTVIEEERDRFMAKLLNEEKSRKELEEKHQELEHAIGSLKSDKSHIENQLKILQQKNEIMVEMYQQKENALQQRLTKEELERRSKENMLTEVGDKALEAEEQVKVLRQRIGEMEEQMKKTEQVYKEQIKEQENKTHSNWVNARNAERALSQEKIESSKLREKLAVITSQLNERRAPLFRPNSGQAAGPRQGPRPPSDPHGRFSENKPAPVMDMVGPRSSSPANLDSSGPGSFMVSPIRDSPGPMVPGPPPGPGLHDPRFPPPGPYRPPRPGPYQLPPGPFPPNIPPLRGLPPPANGHPGKPLPGPLGGDYGPPPANGHAYLPRTGPGPMMDPRGPPPPHFRPPPLHPFGPMPPPHVLRGSLGPRPPPPADLRFPGPRDAYGPPMDLPPHSGPVGDSYPLQNSAGAQGGPGPGLQVKQEPPQDSRPAAVQP from the exons GT GTTGGAAGCAGCTTTGGGTATTTTCCAAAGGATCTTCTTGCAGTAAACCACCTTTATACTGAAAAAGAACTTGAAATTCCGACAGAG gAAAcagattttgtctgttttgaaaCAGGACATGATAAGTTTGAAACCTATGACATAGATAAATTGTTAGGTTTCCCAGCAGAAACGCAGAATGTTGAAAATAATGGAACTTCTGAACAAATCCCTGAAGTAGTGGTTGCTCAGAAACAAGAGGAGCATCACAGCATCGTCGAAGAACCACAAGATTTAATTACATCCTCACCAGAACTGCACACATCTACTGAATCTACGTTAAGGGCTGATGTAGACTCTGATTCAGAGTTTGTGCCAAAAGAAGGGGAAAACTTTGCCCTTGAACCTTCTCAAGATAGTGAAACCAAAGATTTGTCCACTGAAGAAGAGTCTGTGCCTGAAGGGGAGGTCGTTGACAAACCAGCGTCTGTGTCAGAAACGGTGCAGATCCCCAAGTTAAAAACGACCCTCGGAACAACTTTTGACGCTGTGACTTCTGATGACGAAACCACCACTAAGGTTACCCCTCAAGTAGAGGAGGACACTGAAGATGTTAAAGATCCTCCGGAGGAGGTGGTAGAGGATGAAAAGGGAACGCCTCTGCTCACTTTCTCAGAAGAGACGGCGGTCACTCCAGCACCAGAGACGGATACTACAGTCCAGAAAGATGAACCGAGGACGACACAGGAGAAAAACATGTGGACGACACTCGGAGATGCTGTATTTTCAGCCGTCACCGGTGTCGAAACCACATCCGAAGATGTGGATTCAGAGGAAGACgacgatgaggaggaggaagaggctgTAGAAACCCCACAAAGTTCTAACGTTTTACCAGAATCCCAAAAGGATCCAGAGTACGAGGATCCAGTTCCAGATGTTTCAGAATCTAAGCAGTCGAATCTCAGTGGTGATTCTAATGATCTATTGGCTGAAAAGGATGAAGAGAAATGGGCGGAAAAACCAGTAGAGGAACCAACCCATCATCAAGAGGATGTTTTCAGCAACACTGATTCTGAAAAGCCAAATATTGAGCCgattgaagacaaaaacaaagaggtttTAAAGCATTCGGAGAATGAATCAAGTGTTACAGAGCAGATTCCTCTCAGTGTTTTAACTGAAAACGACACCGTGATTCATCAAGAATCAGTCGATCCAAAAATTGAGGAAGATCAGGAGTATCCCTCCGACGGAAGTGAATATAACGACTCGAGTGAACCTGATCGCAGAGATGATCTGTCAGTGATGGATGTGGAAATGAATAGCAGTTACACAGAATTATCTTCAGAAACCTCCAAGCAGAAAGACGAAGCTGAAAACCAAGTAGAAGCTGAAACGGAGGAGGAACAGCTGCTCGAAGACGAAAACGCCCTTTCCTTCTCTCAGGTGAACGATGGACCCTCAGACGAGCCAGAGTCCGTCCTGCCAACCCCAGAACCAGAATACAGTGAAGACATCATGAGACTCACGTTGCTTAGAGACCACTTCACAGAGAACAAGTTGGAGCGGCTCCACAAACTTCTGGGGCTTCCGAATCTCTTCAAAGTGGAAGCCATGTTCGCTGATCTGGACACGGAGTTGCAGGCGACCCGTTTGTCCGACGGCGACAGCGCGCAGGACATCGAAAACATTCTGGAGAACATCCTGGAAGCATCTGAGAATTCTATCCTCAACGAGATTGAGAAGATGATGGATACCAGAGACAAAGAGCGAGAGGAACACAGCCCGGAGGATTTCGACGAGGAAGCTGAACTTTTGGATGATTTTCAGGAGCTTGCTTTCAGCCTGCGACAAAAATACTCTACAGTGAGTGACAGCACGGCTTTAGCTAACGAAAAATCACCCGATAACAATCAGG ATGAACCATTGGCACATGTAGAAGAACGTACAGTCCATGTTGAGGAAACAAAAGCTGACGGCATATCAGAGACCAATCAAGACCCAACAGGCGCCCATCAAGAGGACGTCCTGGTAAAGGTTGTAGAGAATGAAGAGATCCAGCTAAAGACTGAAGAGAAGGAGGAGATCCCCGTAAAGACTGAAGAGAAGGCGGAGATCCCGGTAAAGACTGAAGAACAAGAAGAGATCCCAGTAAAGgttgaagaaaaagaggagatCCCCGTAAAGACTGAAGAGAAGGAGGTCATCCTAGAAGAGGTTGAAGATAAAGCGGACATCCCAAAAGAGGTCGAAGAGGATGACATCCCAGTAAAAGCTGAAGAGAAGGAGGTCTTTATGGAAGAGGTCACGGTTGTGTCAGACGTCAACACAGATGAGGAGGCTGAACACTACAATAAAACCAAAGGCGATCTGCCGAGTTTCAGTCCAACGGATGAGATGCAAAAGGCCTCCCAAAGCACGTCCTCAG AGGGATCCATAGAGACAGAAGaaccaaaagcagaaaaacaagagGAAGAAATTGGATCATTCACTACTGGAGTTGTTTTCGCAGGCGTCCTCGTCTCAGTAATCAGGAATAAAACTGAAGAATGGACCACTGTG ATCATCTCATTACTGCCAGAAGAGTGGAAGCCAGGGGAAACGCTGTTTGGCTGTCCCTGGGAGGCTGTTGTCGTCACAGCTTTAGTTGGAGTTCTGACCTTCATAATCTTCTTCTGGAGGACCATACTAGCC gtCAAGAAAAGAGAATATCTCT tgGATGAGCAAAAGCTGAAAGATCAAATTCAGGCTCTCAAAAAAGAGAAGACTGATGCTCTGGCTAAAATATCTGAGCTCCAGAAGCAA gccaaagaatttaaagaacatCAGAAACAGACTAAAGAAACTGCTAGTAGCACgaaaaaaaagatgcaggaCTTGGAG AGTAAGGTTTTAGAAATGGAAAAACGGAATGAAAGAATTGCAGAGGAAAGAAATAATTATGTAAAACTCCTCGAAGAAGAGCGGACAACCAGTCTACAAAATGAAACCAGG ATTGAAAAATTGGAGAAGTCAAATGAGAAGTTGCAAATTAGCAGGAAGAAGATTCAAGAAGCGCTCACGAAG ACCACCGTCCTCCTGGATGAAGTTAAAATCCGAGAAGATGCTCGAAGTGCTCAACACAAATGTGTACAGAAGGAATATGCAGCTTTAAAGGAAGAGAACAAAACC ctgaaaGCCACTATTAAAAACTGGGAGGACAAACACAAGGAGCTGAACGAGAAGATTAAAGTCTATCAAAAGTCCCAGAAGGAACTGGAGGACTCTGTAGTGCTTAAAGATCACAACGTGGAG GTTCTGTCTCAGCTTCTGGCAGATCTAGACGCTTGTGATCTTCAAAAAGGGGAGATTTCTGTTTTAGCCAATGGGGAGATGACAGGCG ATAAGAAGACgatcataaaaaacagaatcaagcAGCTGATGGATGTTTCCAGG GTCCAGACCACTCTCACTGTCATTGAAGAGGAGCGAGATCGCTTCATGGCAAAGCTCCTAAATGAAGAGAAGTCCAGGAAGGAGCTGGAAG AAAAGCACCAGGAGCTGGAACACGCCATCGGATCCCTCAAAAGTGATAAAAGCCACATTGAAAACCAGCTGAAGATCcttcagcaaaaaaatgaaatcatggTCGAGATGTACCAGCAGAAGGAAAACGCTCTGCAGCA GAGGTTAACGAAGGAGGAACTGGAGCGCCGGAGCAAAGAGAATATGCTGACAGAGGTGGGAGATAAAGCTCTGGAGGCTGAGGAGCAGGTTAAAGTCTTAAGACAGCGCATCGGTGAGAtggaggagcagatgaagaagacGGAGCAGGTCTACAAGGAGCAG ATAAAAGAGCAAGAAAACAAGACTCATTCCAACTGG gtgaACGCTCGCAATGCGGAGCGCGCTCTAAGTCAGGAGAAGATTGAATCATCCAAACTGCGAGAAAA ACTTGCTGTAATCACCTCCCAGCTTAACGAACGCCGCGCTCCTCTCTTCAGGCCAAACTCGGGTCAGGCTGCAGGCCCCCGCCAAG GTCCTCGTCCTCCATCGGATCCACACGGTCGTTTCTCGGAGAACAAACCCGCTCCTGTGATGG ACATGGTTGGCCCTCGCAGCTCATCGCCAGCTAACCTAGACTCGTCT GGGCCTGGCTCCTTCATGGTATCCCCCATCAGAGACTCGCCCGGCCCCATGGTTCCAGGACCTCCGCCGGGCCCCGGGCTCCATGACCCACGTTTCCCCCCGCCGGGACCCTACAGGCCCCCGCGACCGGGCCCGTACCAGCTCCCGCCGGGGCCCTTCCCACCAAATATTCCTCCTCTTCGCGGTCTTCCTCCCCCAGCCAACGGACACCCAGGGAAACCCCTGCCCGGACCTTTAGGGGGAGATTATGGACCTCCGCCCGCCAACGGACACGCATACCTCCCTAGAACGGGCCCCGGACCCATGATGGATCCGCGGGGTCCTCCACCGCCACACTTCCGTCCTCCACCACTTCACCCGTTTGGACCAATGCCCCCACCACACG TTCTCCGCGGCTCGCTGGGACCCCGTCCTCCACCCCCCGCCGACCTGCGGTTCCCAGGTCCCCGAGACGCCTACGGCCCACCGATGGACCTGCCTCCCCATTCTGGCCCCGTCGGTGACTCTTATCCCCTCCAGAACTCGGCGGGGGCTCAGGGAGGCCCCGGACCGGGCCTGCAGGTGAAGCAGGAGCCCCCTCAGGACTCGAGGCCAGCAGCGGTCCAGCCTTAA
- the mia3 gene encoding transport and Golgi organization protein 1 homolog isoform X2 codes for MAAKHFYRPGFLLLLLFNLMPTSALERRFSDFKRCADEECSMLLCRGKAVTDFSGPDCRFLSFKKSETVYVYYKLSGRRADIWAGSVGSSFGYFPKDLLAVNHLYTEKELEIPTEETDFVCFETGHDKFETYDIDKLLGFPAETQNVENNGTSEQIPEVVVAQKQEEHHSIVEEPQDLITSSPELHTSTESTLRADVDSDSEFVPKEGENFALEPSQDSETKDLSTEEESVPEGEVVDKPASVSETVQIPKLKTTLGTTFDAVTSDDETTTKVTPQVEEDTEDVKDPPEEVVEDEKGTPLLTFSEETAVTPAPETDTTVQKDEPRTTQEKNMWTTLGDAVFSAVTGVETTSEDVDSEEDDDEEEEEAVETPQSSNVLPESQKDPEYEDPVPDVSESKQSNLSGDSNDLLAEKDEEKWAEKPVEEPTHHQEDVFSNTDSEKPNIEPIEDKNKEVLKHSENESSVTEQIPLSVLTENDTVIHQESVDPKIEEDQEYPSDGSEYNDSSEPDRRDDLSVMDVEMNSSYTELSSETSKQKDEAENQVEAETEEEQLLEDENALSFSQVNDGPSDEPESVLPTPEPEYSEDIMRLTLLRDHFTENKLERLHKLLGLPNLFKVEAMFADLDTELQATRLSDGDSAQDIENILENILEASENSILNEIEKMMDTRDKEREEHSPEDFDEEAELLDDFQELAFSLRQKYSTVSDSTALANEKSPDNNQDEPLAHVEERTVHVEETKADGISETNQDPTGAHQEDVLVKVVENEEIQLKTEEKEEIPVKTEEKAEIPVKTEEQEEIPVKVEEKEEIPVKTEEKEVILEEVEDKADIPKEVEEDDIPVKAEEKEVFMEEVTVVSDVNTDEEAEHYNKTKGDLPSFSPTDEMQKASQSTSSEGSIETEEPKAEKQEEEIGSFTTGVVFAGVLVSVIRNKTEEWTTVIISLLPEEWKPGETLFGCPWEAVVVTALVGVLTFIIFFWRTILAVKKREYLLDEQKLKDQIQALKKEKTDALAKISELQKQAKEFKEHQKQTKETASSTKKKMQDLESKVLEMEKRNERIAEERNNYVKLLEEERTTSLQNETRIEKLEKSNEKLQISRKKIQEALTKTTVLLDEVKIREDARSAQHKCVQKEYAALKEENKTLKATIKNWEDKHKELNEKIKVYQKSQKELEDSVVLKDHNVEVLSQLLADLDACDLQKGEISVLANGEMTGDKKTIIKNRIKQLMDVSRVQTTLTVIEEERDRFMAKLLNEEKSRKELEEKHQELEHAIGSLKSDKSHIENQLKILQQKNEIMVEMYQQKENALQQRLTKEELERRSKENMLTEVGDKALEAEEQVKVLRQRIGEMEEQMKKTEQVYKEQIKEQENKTHSNWVNARNAERALSQEKIESSKLREKLAVITSQLNERRAPLFRPNSGQAAGPRQGDSYGPSPVSGGAPSPPIMIEGPRRPPSAPVGRRIDPYGPRPPSDPHGRFSENKPAPVMDMVGPRSSSPANLDSSGPGSFMVSPIRDSPGPMVPGPPPGPGLHDPRFPPPGPYRPPRPGPYQLPPGPFPPNIPPLRGLPPPANGHPGKPLPGPLGGDYGPPPANGHAYLPRTGPGPMMDPRGPPPPHFRPPPLHPFGPMPPPHVLRGSLGPRPPPPADLRFPGPRDAYGPPMDLPPHSGPVGDSYPLQNSAGAQGGPGPGLQVKQEPPQDSRPAAVQP; via the exons GT GTTGGAAGCAGCTTTGGGTATTTTCCAAAGGATCTTCTTGCAGTAAACCACCTTTATACTGAAAAAGAACTTGAAATTCCGACAGAG gAAAcagattttgtctgttttgaaaCAGGACATGATAAGTTTGAAACCTATGACATAGATAAATTGTTAGGTTTCCCAGCAGAAACGCAGAATGTTGAAAATAATGGAACTTCTGAACAAATCCCTGAAGTAGTGGTTGCTCAGAAACAAGAGGAGCATCACAGCATCGTCGAAGAACCACAAGATTTAATTACATCCTCACCAGAACTGCACACATCTACTGAATCTACGTTAAGGGCTGATGTAGACTCTGATTCAGAGTTTGTGCCAAAAGAAGGGGAAAACTTTGCCCTTGAACCTTCTCAAGATAGTGAAACCAAAGATTTGTCCACTGAAGAAGAGTCTGTGCCTGAAGGGGAGGTCGTTGACAAACCAGCGTCTGTGTCAGAAACGGTGCAGATCCCCAAGTTAAAAACGACCCTCGGAACAACTTTTGACGCTGTGACTTCTGATGACGAAACCACCACTAAGGTTACCCCTCAAGTAGAGGAGGACACTGAAGATGTTAAAGATCCTCCGGAGGAGGTGGTAGAGGATGAAAAGGGAACGCCTCTGCTCACTTTCTCAGAAGAGACGGCGGTCACTCCAGCACCAGAGACGGATACTACAGTCCAGAAAGATGAACCGAGGACGACACAGGAGAAAAACATGTGGACGACACTCGGAGATGCTGTATTTTCAGCCGTCACCGGTGTCGAAACCACATCCGAAGATGTGGATTCAGAGGAAGACgacgatgaggaggaggaagaggctgTAGAAACCCCACAAAGTTCTAACGTTTTACCAGAATCCCAAAAGGATCCAGAGTACGAGGATCCAGTTCCAGATGTTTCAGAATCTAAGCAGTCGAATCTCAGTGGTGATTCTAATGATCTATTGGCTGAAAAGGATGAAGAGAAATGGGCGGAAAAACCAGTAGAGGAACCAACCCATCATCAAGAGGATGTTTTCAGCAACACTGATTCTGAAAAGCCAAATATTGAGCCgattgaagacaaaaacaaagaggtttTAAAGCATTCGGAGAATGAATCAAGTGTTACAGAGCAGATTCCTCTCAGTGTTTTAACTGAAAACGACACCGTGATTCATCAAGAATCAGTCGATCCAAAAATTGAGGAAGATCAGGAGTATCCCTCCGACGGAAGTGAATATAACGACTCGAGTGAACCTGATCGCAGAGATGATCTGTCAGTGATGGATGTGGAAATGAATAGCAGTTACACAGAATTATCTTCAGAAACCTCCAAGCAGAAAGACGAAGCTGAAAACCAAGTAGAAGCTGAAACGGAGGAGGAACAGCTGCTCGAAGACGAAAACGCCCTTTCCTTCTCTCAGGTGAACGATGGACCCTCAGACGAGCCAGAGTCCGTCCTGCCAACCCCAGAACCAGAATACAGTGAAGACATCATGAGACTCACGTTGCTTAGAGACCACTTCACAGAGAACAAGTTGGAGCGGCTCCACAAACTTCTGGGGCTTCCGAATCTCTTCAAAGTGGAAGCCATGTTCGCTGATCTGGACACGGAGTTGCAGGCGACCCGTTTGTCCGACGGCGACAGCGCGCAGGACATCGAAAACATTCTGGAGAACATCCTGGAAGCATCTGAGAATTCTATCCTCAACGAGATTGAGAAGATGATGGATACCAGAGACAAAGAGCGAGAGGAACACAGCCCGGAGGATTTCGACGAGGAAGCTGAACTTTTGGATGATTTTCAGGAGCTTGCTTTCAGCCTGCGACAAAAATACTCTACAGTGAGTGACAGCACGGCTTTAGCTAACGAAAAATCACCCGATAACAATCAGG ATGAACCATTGGCACATGTAGAAGAACGTACAGTCCATGTTGAGGAAACAAAAGCTGACGGCATATCAGAGACCAATCAAGACCCAACAGGCGCCCATCAAGAGGACGTCCTGGTAAAGGTTGTAGAGAATGAAGAGATCCAGCTAAAGACTGAAGAGAAGGAGGAGATCCCCGTAAAGACTGAAGAGAAGGCGGAGATCCCGGTAAAGACTGAAGAACAAGAAGAGATCCCAGTAAAGgttgaagaaaaagaggagatCCCCGTAAAGACTGAAGAGAAGGAGGTCATCCTAGAAGAGGTTGAAGATAAAGCGGACATCCCAAAAGAGGTCGAAGAGGATGACATCCCAGTAAAAGCTGAAGAGAAGGAGGTCTTTATGGAAGAGGTCACGGTTGTGTCAGACGTCAACACAGATGAGGAGGCTGAACACTACAATAAAACCAAAGGCGATCTGCCGAGTTTCAGTCCAACGGATGAGATGCAAAAGGCCTCCCAAAGCACGTCCTCAG AGGGATCCATAGAGACAGAAGaaccaaaagcagaaaaacaagagGAAGAAATTGGATCATTCACTACTGGAGTTGTTTTCGCAGGCGTCCTCGTCTCAGTAATCAGGAATAAAACTGAAGAATGGACCACTGTG ATCATCTCATTACTGCCAGAAGAGTGGAAGCCAGGGGAAACGCTGTTTGGCTGTCCCTGGGAGGCTGTTGTCGTCACAGCTTTAGTTGGAGTTCTGACCTTCATAATCTTCTTCTGGAGGACCATACTAGCC gtCAAGAAAAGAGAATATCTCT tgGATGAGCAAAAGCTGAAAGATCAAATTCAGGCTCTCAAAAAAGAGAAGACTGATGCTCTGGCTAAAATATCTGAGCTCCAGAAGCAA gccaaagaatttaaagaacatCAGAAACAGACTAAAGAAACTGCTAGTAGCACgaaaaaaaagatgcaggaCTTGGAG AGTAAGGTTTTAGAAATGGAAAAACGGAATGAAAGAATTGCAGAGGAAAGAAATAATTATGTAAAACTCCTCGAAGAAGAGCGGACAACCAGTCTACAAAATGAAACCAGG ATTGAAAAATTGGAGAAGTCAAATGAGAAGTTGCAAATTAGCAGGAAGAAGATTCAAGAAGCGCTCACGAAG ACCACCGTCCTCCTGGATGAAGTTAAAATCCGAGAAGATGCTCGAAGTGCTCAACACAAATGTGTACAGAAGGAATATGCAGCTTTAAAGGAAGAGAACAAAACC ctgaaaGCCACTATTAAAAACTGGGAGGACAAACACAAGGAGCTGAACGAGAAGATTAAAGTCTATCAAAAGTCCCAGAAGGAACTGGAGGACTCTGTAGTGCTTAAAGATCACAACGTGGAG GTTCTGTCTCAGCTTCTGGCAGATCTAGACGCTTGTGATCTTCAAAAAGGGGAGATTTCTGTTTTAGCCAATGGGGAGATGACAGGCG ATAAGAAGACgatcataaaaaacagaatcaagcAGCTGATGGATGTTTCCAGG GTCCAGACCACTCTCACTGTCATTGAAGAGGAGCGAGATCGCTTCATGGCAAAGCTCCTAAATGAAGAGAAGTCCAGGAAGGAGCTGGAAG AAAAGCACCAGGAGCTGGAACACGCCATCGGATCCCTCAAAAGTGATAAAAGCCACATTGAAAACCAGCTGAAGATCcttcagcaaaaaaatgaaatcatggTCGAGATGTACCAGCAGAAGGAAAACGCTCTGCAGCA GAGGTTAACGAAGGAGGAACTGGAGCGCCGGAGCAAAGAGAATATGCTGACAGAGGTGGGAGATAAAGCTCTGGAGGCTGAGGAGCAGGTTAAAGTCTTAAGACAGCGCATCGGTGAGAtggaggagcagatgaagaagacGGAGCAGGTCTACAAGGAGCAG ATAAAAGAGCAAGAAAACAAGACTCATTCCAACTGG gtgaACGCTCGCAATGCGGAGCGCGCTCTAAGTCAGGAGAAGATTGAATCATCCAAACTGCGAGAAAA ACTTGCTGTAATCACCTCCCAGCTTAACGAACGCCGCGCTCCTCTCTTCAGGCCAAACTCGGGTCAGGCTGCAGGCCCCCGCCAAG GTGATTCTTATGGGCCCTCTCCTGTGAGTGGGGGCGCTCCGTCCCCTCCTATAATGATCGAGGGGCCCAGGCGCCCTCCTTCTGCCCCAGTGGGGCGAAGAATTGACCCGTACG GTCCTCGTCCTCCATCGGATCCACACGGTCGTTTCTCGGAGAACAAACCCGCTCCTGTGATGG ACATGGTTGGCCCTCGCAGCTCATCGCCAGCTAACCTAGACTCGTCT GGGCCTGGCTCCTTCATGGTATCCCCCATCAGAGACTCGCCCGGCCCCATGGTTCCAGGACCTCCGCCGGGCCCCGGGCTCCATGACCCACGTTTCCCCCCGCCGGGACCCTACAGGCCCCCGCGACCGGGCCCGTACCAGCTCCCGCCGGGGCCCTTCCCACCAAATATTCCTCCTCTTCGCGGTCTTCCTCCCCCAGCCAACGGACACCCAGGGAAACCCCTGCCCGGACCTTTAGGGGGAGATTATGGACCTCCGCCCGCCAACGGACACGCATACCTCCCTAGAACGGGCCCCGGACCCATGATGGATCCGCGGGGTCCTCCACCGCCACACTTCCGTCCTCCACCACTTCACCCGTTTGGACCAATGCCCCCACCACACG TTCTCCGCGGCTCGCTGGGACCCCGTCCTCCACCCCCCGCCGACCTGCGGTTCCCAGGTCCCCGAGACGCCTACGGCCCACCGATGGACCTGCCTCCCCATTCTGGCCCCGTCGGTGACTCTTATCCCCTCCAGAACTCGGCGGGGGCTCAGGGAGGCCCCGGACCGGGCCTGCAGGTGAAGCAGGAGCCCCCTCAGGACTCGAGGCCAGCAGCGGTCCAGCCTTAA